The Desulfofundulus salinus genome includes the window GGTTAGCTTTGCCGACCTGCTCTACCAGGAAATGGGTCGCGAGGGTATCCCCGCCGAAAGACAAACTGCGCCGGGAGCAAACACCCCCGGCCCCACGCCCCCGGAGGGAGGCGGTGTGCGGGCGGCCGCAATCTCCCGGGATTTTCGACCCGGCAGTTTGATCCGGACCGGACGGCCACTCGACGTGGCCATCCAGGGTAAAGGCTTTTTCCGGGTGCAACTGCCCGGCGGCGAATACGCCTACACCAGAAATGGCAGGTTTACCGTGAGTTCTGACGGGCGCCTGAGCACTGAACAGGGTTATCCCCTGGAACCGGAAATAATTTTGCCCCCCGGATATCAGTCCGTCACCCTTCATTCCGACGGGCGGGTGACGATAATAAACAGTGATCGGCAACAGGAAGAGGTGGGCCGGCTCACCCTTTACTCCTTCACCAATCCGGCGGGTCTTGCCGCCCGGGGGGAAAACCTTTACCTGCCCACGGCAGCCAGCGGCGAAGCGGCGGAATATTACCCGGGGACCGGCGGCGCGGGTACTTTAATCCAGGGCTGTTTGGAGACCTCCAACGCAGACCTGGCGATAGAGTTAACCGGCCTTATTGAAGCCCAGCGCGCCTACCAGCTGAATTTACGGGTAATCAGCTCGGCCGATGAAATATGGAGTATGGCCAACAACCTGCGCAAATAAAAGGGGTAGCCGGCCCGGGGCAGCCGAAAAACCCCGGCAGGCAGTCTAAAAAGGAGGAATGGAATGGAGCCGGCCAAAGCCGCCAGCGACCCTGTGGAAATACAGGTCGGCATAGCCGACTATAAAATCGGCAGGGACCCGGCCCGGCTGATTACCCTGGGCCTGGGTTCCTGCGTGGGAGTCAGCCTCTACGATCCCGTGCTCAAACTGGGCGGGCTTTTACACCTGATGCTCCCCGACAGCACCCAGTTCAGCAACGTCACCAAGCCGGCGAAATTTGCAGACCTGGGTATACCGCTACTGATCGACGAAATGAAAAAACGCGGCGCCCAATTGTCCCGCCTGCAGGCCAAGCTGGTGGGGGGGGCCCAGATGTTCTCCGGCCTGGACAACAAAATGGTTTTGAATATCGGGCAGCGCAATGTGGAAAAAGCCCGGGCGTTGCTAAAGGACGCAGGTATTCCCATCCTGGCGGAAGAAGTGGGAGGCAACCGGGGACGGACCATGATTTTCGACACCAGCAACGGCAAGGTGAGCATCCGTATGCTGGGGAGCAAATTGAAGGTGATCTGAAATGGATTTTGCCCGGTTCAAGGAAATGATACGCCAGCACTTTCGCCTGGACCTGAACAGCTATAAGGAAACCCAGTTGAAAAGGCGCCTGGATGCCTATCTGCTGCGGCGCCATCTTCCTGACTACGGCGCTTTGTTCCATAGTCTCAAAAACGACCCCGGAGCCTACCAGTCATTTCTGGATTATCTAACCATAAACGTGTCGGAATTTTTCCGGGACCCGGAAAGGTTCCGGGAGCTGGAAAGCGTTATTTTACCCGCCCTTTTAAAAGAAAAAAGAACGCTGAAAATATGGAGCGCCGCCTGCGCGGCGGGCGCCGAGCCTTACTCGGTGGCCATCATCCTGGATGAACTTACCCCGGGACACCCGCACCACCTGGAGGCTACGGATATAGATCAAAACATCCTGGTCAAAGCAAAGGAAGGCCGGTATCCTCCCGAGGTTGTACGCAACGTAAGCCCGCAGCGGCTGGCCCGGTTTTTCACCCGGGAAAATGGTTCTTTTATCATTAATGAAAATATCCGCCGGCGGGTGGCCTTCCGGCGCCACGACCTGCTGAACGATCCCTTCGGCCAGGGCTATGACCTGATCCTGTGCCGCAACGTAACCATTTATTTCACCCGGGAAGCCCAGGACAGGCTGAACGAGAAACTTGCCCGGGCCCTGGCCCCGGGAGGGGTACTGTTTATTGGAGGAAGCGAGATGATTTTTAATTATCAGGAACTGGGGCTGGAAAAATTGCGCACCTGTTTTTACCGCAAGCGGCGGTCAAAGGGGGGGGGCTTTTGAGCTACAGGCATCTTTCACCGGTGGAACTGGACGCCCTTAAAGAAATCGGCAATATCGGGCTGGGCAACGCCGTAACTTCCCTCGCCCAGCTGATTAACCGGCGGGTGAACATGCGCGTGCCCCGCAGCAGCTTTCTGCCCTTTGAAGAAATGATTGAGCTGGTGGGGGGCTACGAGGAGCTGGTGGGGTGCGTGAGCCTGCGGGTGCTGGGCGATGCGCCGGGAATAGTCTTATATATTTTTGACGGGGAAAGCACCCTCCACCTGGTGGACATGCTCATGGGGCTGCCGGTGGGGACGACCGGGGAACTGGACGAAATGGCCCAGTCTGCAATTAAGGAAATCGGCAACGTACTCACCGGTTCCTTTGTCAGTGCCATCAGCATGATGACCGGCCTGAACATGGTCACAACCGTGCCGTTGTTTGCCTTCGACATGCTGGGGGCGGTTCTGACTTCCCTGATGGTGGCCGCCGGCAGGGTGGAAGACCAGGTGCTGGTTATTGAAACCGAGCTATTCCACGATGAGGAAACATTGATTAAAGGGCACTTTTTCCTGCTCACCGAACCGGGTGCCATCGACCGGCTGATGGCCGCTCTCGGTTTCAACGAAGGGCAGAGCTCTTAAAATATGTGAGGGGGAAACAGCATTGGGTAAAAGGATCCTGGTGGTGGACGACGCCGCCTTCATGCGCATGATGATTAAAAACATCGTTACCAAAAACGGCTATGAAGTGGCGGGGGAAGCAGAAAACGGTAAGCAGGCCGTAGAAATGTATGTAGAATTAAAACCCGACGTGGTCACCATGGACATCACCATGCCCGAGATGGACGGCATTGAGGCGGTGAAGGCCATCCGGGCCGTCGATCCCAACGCCAACATCATCATGTGCAGCGCCATGGGCCAGCAGGCCATGGTCATGGACGCCATCCAGGCCGGGGCCAGGGATTTCGTCGTCAAGCCTTTCCAGCAGGACCGTCTCCTGCAGGCCATTGAGCGGGTGCTGTCCCGTTCCCGCAAGTAATACCATAAGGAGGCGTGTTGAATGCAGGAAGTCCTGAGCCAGGGGGAAATAGATTCCCTTCTGGCGGCCCTCACCTCCGGTGAACTGAGCCTGGAGGAGGCAAAGAAGCCCCCGGCTCCCGCGGTAAAATCCTACGACTTCCGCCGGCCGAACAAGTTTTCCAAAGAACACCTGCGCACCCTGGAAATGCTGCACCAGCATTTTGCCCGGCTTTTGTCCAGTTTTCTTTCCGGCTACCTGCGGGCCGCGGCCAGCGTGGAACTGGCTTCGGTGGGGCAGATAATCTATGAAGAATTCATCCGCTCCATTCCCAGCCCTACGGCCCTGGCCGTTTTCAGTTTGAACCCCCTTGAAGGTTCGGCACTGATGGAAATCAACACCCAGGTGGTTTTCCCCATGCTGGACCTGCTTTTCGGCGGGCCGGGTACCTCCACGGATCAGGTGCGGGAACTGACCGAGATCGAGGTGACGGTGGTAAAACGGCTGGTAGAACGCATTCTGGAGCACCTGGCCCAGGCCTGGCATGATTTTTATATGGTAGAACCGGAAGTCCAGGCCATCGAAACCAACCCCAGAATGCAGCAGCTGTACTCACCCAATGAAGTGGTGGCCCTGATCACCTTTGCCGTATCCATTAACGAAGAAGAGCGGGGTTTTATCAACCTGTGCCTGCCGTACATATTGATGGAGCCGGTGATATCCCGGCTTTCGGTGCGCCAGCAGTTCAGCCGCCAGGTGGGGG containing:
- the flgG gene encoding flagellar basal-body rod protein FlgG, coding for MLRALSTGAAGLAAQQICLDTCANNLANINTQAYKKQGVSFADLLYQEMGREGIPAERQTAPGANTPGPTPPEGGGVRAAAISRDFRPGSLIRTGRPLDVAIQGKGFFRVQLPGGEYAYTRNGRFTVSSDGRLSTEQGYPLEPEIILPPGYQSVTLHSDGRVTIINSDRQQEEVGRLTLYSFTNPAGLAARGENLYLPTAASGEAAEYYPGTGGAGTLIQGCLETSNADLAIELTGLIEAQRAYQLNLRVISSADEIWSMANNLRK
- a CDS encoding chemotaxis protein CheD, which translates into the protein MEPAKAASDPVEIQVGIADYKIGRDPARLITLGLGSCVGVSLYDPVLKLGGLLHLMLPDSTQFSNVTKPAKFADLGIPLLIDEMKKRGAQLSRLQAKLVGGAQMFSGLDNKMVLNIGQRNVEKARALLKDAGIPILAEEVGGNRGRTMIFDTSNGKVSIRMLGSKLKVI
- a CDS encoding CheR family methyltransferase, producing the protein MDFARFKEMIRQHFRLDLNSYKETQLKRRLDAYLLRRHLPDYGALFHSLKNDPGAYQSFLDYLTINVSEFFRDPERFRELESVILPALLKEKRTLKIWSAACAAGAEPYSVAIILDELTPGHPHHLEATDIDQNILVKAKEGRYPPEVVRNVSPQRLARFFTRENGSFIINENIRRRVAFRRHDLLNDPFGQGYDLILCRNVTIYFTREAQDRLNEKLARALAPGGVLFIGGSEMIFNYQELGLEKLRTCFYRKRRSKGGGF
- a CDS encoding chemotaxis protein CheC — translated: MSYRHLSPVELDALKEIGNIGLGNAVTSLAQLINRRVNMRVPRSSFLPFEEMIELVGGYEELVGCVSLRVLGDAPGIVLYIFDGESTLHLVDMLMGLPVGTTGELDEMAQSAIKEIGNVLTGSFVSAISMMTGLNMVTTVPLFAFDMLGAVLTSLMVAAGRVEDQVLVIETELFHDEETLIKGHFFLLTEPGAIDRLMAALGFNEGQSS
- a CDS encoding response regulator — translated: MGKRILVVDDAAFMRMMIKNIVTKNGYEVAGEAENGKQAVEMYVELKPDVVTMDITMPEMDGIEAVKAIRAVDPNANIIMCSAMGQQAMVMDAIQAGARDFVVKPFQQDRLLQAIERVLSRSRK